tttgaTACAATTATGATCTTAATCTTCTTCAAGTTTTAATCACTACACTAAAAATTGTAATATAACATCATATTATAATTGTATTAATATTGTATCAAGTATTGTTTTTGGTATTGATGTATCATATCCAAGTCACATACAATTTTGATACAATTGTTATATAATTCTAAAACAAACCTGATACAATTATcatataatttaaatttttttggaTCCATTTGAATTCTGTTAATGTATAAAATATAAATCAAGTGGACCACTTCAACAGAAAATAAATGCTAGGATAAAAGGAATAATCCATCATCTTACAATTACTTTAGAGGACTTAGACTTTTAGAAAGCTGAAGCAATAAACAAGTTTGCAATTGTGAGATACTATGATTATTTGGTATAAAGCTATAGGCTGTACTTTTGGTAAATAGTACACGTTTTAAGActttttgaaggaaaaaaatTATGATTATAGAGGATAATTAAGCTGAATGATATGgagaattggggggggggggtacagTTTAATCCTTTAATTTAAATATATAATAAATATACATTTATAGTACAATTCTTGCAATAATTATGATACaaatacaattataatacaatcgCAATGCATTTCTGAAAAATTCTGATACAATTATGATCTTAATCTTCTTCAAGTTTTAATCACTACACTAAAAATTGTAATATAACATCATATTATAATTGTATTAATATTGTATCAAGTATTGTTTTTGGTATTGATGTATCATATACAAGTCACATACAATTCTGATACAATTGTTATATAATTCTAAAACAAACATGATACAATTATcatataatttaaattttttaccTACCAGTGAAGAGCATCTGCAAATGGAAGTTCACACCCATAAGATTTTAGTGAAGAGATAGCAATTTGGGAAGATTTctataaaaaaaatcatataaagCAAGAATGTAGAGTTGAACGAGTTATATAAGAAGAGGGATGCATTTGAATTTTGTTAATGTATAAAATATAAATCAAGTGGACCACTTCAACAGAAAATAAATGCTAGGATAAAAGGAATAATTCATCATCTTACAATTACTTTAGAGGATTTAGACTTTTAGAAAGCTGAAGCTGAATGATGCGGAGAattgggtgggtgggtgggggtTACAGTTTAATCTTTAAATTTAAGAAATCTTTCTTTTATCATGATTTTGTATACAAATAGTAAATATAAATACACAATGTAATTTTTAAGGAATATAAAGAAAAGTGCTAAATAGATTTCTAATATGGAATAGTATAGCTAGGTAAAATTCCATAAAAAATCGACTTGCAGTAATTGGATTTGGGCTGGACGACAAAGTCGGATCCAAGACATAGCAGAGTAGAAAGCCCAATATATATTGGGCCGAACTATCACATTACAGCCTTGCCCCCTTCCCCGAAACCCTACTATAAAGTTTCTAGGGCTTTAACACATTCCACTCTCTGATACAACAGCAGCAGGAAAGACTCCTCCCGTAAGGCGTAAGGTGAGCGGCTCCCTCCTTCTATCTGTATATACAAACACAAAAATACTGCGAAATGCATTGTTCTAACTGTTAAATTTGTGCAGCAGGTGAAGAAAAAATGGACGCAGGTGTAGTAGCCGCCCCAGTAGACGTAACCGCAGAGAATAAGATTCACAGCGATGTTATGCTTTTCAATCGCTGGACCTACGACGATGTCCAGGTACCTAAATAAAGCTCATTTTCCTCACAGCGACATGtctatatctgctaataactcttTCCTTTGCACGTTTTATTTCATTGTATTTGCACAGGGAAAATTACAGCTTGTAGCACCTGAATATCTAaattttgaaatttgaaaagtcaCCTAGATCCAAGCTGAATGTACTTTTTGTCTTCTTATCATACACGGAAAATTGCTGCTTATAGAGCTTGAGTACCAAAACTTTGAAATTTGAAGAATAAACTAATCTAGCTTGATAATTTGTTACATTGACTTTCCATaaacggaaaacagaaaactgatTTTTCAACTTATAGGGCCAGGATAAAAAAAGACTTGCAGTAGGATAGTAATCTCCCAGATGCAGCAACAAACAACTAGACTTGAATCCCAAGCAAGTTGGGCTGGCTATATGAACTCTCGCTATCTAAGTTGCTCCACATTTTATATCTAGCAGGACTAAGAGATTCCTAAGGATCATTGGACTTATAGTGAACTTACTAACATGACTAAGACTTGACTTTAGCAAATTGGTATCTTCTAATAGATTTTATCTTCCACTGCCATATTTTCACTAGTTTGCATTGAATCCAAGAGATTATAGGACTTTTGAGACTACTTCTATGTGATTTTAAGTTTACATGTTCCTTTTAGAATGTTGCACTCCTATAGACTGGGGCCAGATAGCCAAATAAGCTAATTCGGTGGGGAGAGGTATTAGGAGGGCAAATATTATGGGCTATATTTTTTAGCTGGTTATTCCCTGAAATAGAAGGAAAAGCTGTTGCTACTCAGTAAAAGTGTAATTCTTTCTCAATAACATTCTGGAGTGGAGAACATTGGGTTTAATGCAGACTCTGGAGAGAGCTAGAGAGGGTGAGAAAATTAAGTGGGCTAACTAAATACTAAGGTGATTGTTACTTCTGTTTCTGCCTTTTTTAATTGAGTATTATTCTTAAGTTCCTCTATTAGTGAGGCTGAAACTTATCTTAAATGCAATTTGAAAGATTTTTCCTTAACTATGATCTCACTTTTTGGTGAAGATCAATGACATCTCTGTTGAGGATTACATCACAGCAACTGCTTCCAAGCATCCAGTTTATATGCCACACACAGCTGGTAGATACCAGGCTAAGCGTTTCAGGAAGGCCCAGTGCCCAATTGTTGAGAGGCTCACCAACTCTCTTATGATGCATGGACGGAACAACGGAAAGAAGCTAATGGCTGTCCGCATCATCAAACATGCCATGGAGATCATTCATTTGTTGACTGATCAGAACCCAATTCAAGTCATTGTTGATGCCGTCATTAACAGGTGCACACTGATGATTGGCGCTTAATTCATTCACATATTCTTCaatcttttatttttgttttatttttaatggGGTTAACAGTGGGCCCATTGTCAAATGCTTGAGTATTTTCAGATATTGGTTTGGCCGTTCTATATTTACAAATACTGACATTTGAGTATCCCAAATGCTGCTGGATGATTTTAAACACTAGTTTGAGGAGTATCTCAAATAAAATAATGAATTTACTCACAAATCTTCAACTTTCTTAAACATCTTTTCTAGGTGTAGTTCATGTCTTAAATACAACTTCAACTTTCGAAtactctttttcaacttcaacttcaaatatttttttttccaacTTCAACCAAATATTGTTCAAATACCCTACTGATACATCTGTCTCACTGATAGCTTTGTCTTCTCCATTTGATCATATTAGTGGGCCAAGGGAAGATGCAACTCGTATTGGTTCAGCTGGTGTTGTGAGGCGTCAGGCTGTTGATATTTCTCCACTTCGCCGTGTTAACCAGGCAATTTATTTGCTGACAACTGGTGCACGTGAGAGTGCTTTCAGGAACATCAAGACCATAGCTGAGTGCCTTGCAGATGAACTCATCAATGCTGCCAAGGGTTCTTCAAATAGGTAAAAAGGCTTGAGATTTTGAGTGTATACTTGATTGGTTCAGCTTTCTTTCCAACTCAGTTTCTTTGGATATGTACGACTTTATTACTTACTCCTGTGAATGATTTTTGTTTCTGCAGCTATGCCATTAAGAAGAAGGATGAGATTGAAAGAGTTGCCAAGGCCAATCGTTGAGAGGTTGACATCGGAACAGAATTTACAAGGCAGTTTTGGGTTATGCTGTTTTCTCATTTCTGTTTTCGTTTAGCACTATAGTCTCATGGAAATGAAAGTGGATCTGAGTAGCACCACAGCTATTGCATGTGGATTTTAATTTCTTAAGAgttttttgcttgttgaaacttgatATGCTTGGTATTGTTATAGATGTTACAATTTGAATTCCTTGGGGATCTGATTAGCAGCACCTACTATTTCTTGTGGATTTTAATTTCTCAGTATTCTCTTCTTTTAGGTAAACAGTGAAGACATGTCCAGTAGCATGTGCATTTTAATTTGGTGATAACTATCCTCAGTAACCATTTGGTCATTTCTTAAGCATCTGCGTGCTATTGTTGTATGGATGCTCTTAGATGTACTCGTTGGTCCCAATAATTATGTGGCTGAGAAATTGATTAAAGAAATTAGGGATAATTGTAGAGACTTTTGAGGTTTTGCTTCATAACGTTAACTTTACCTTTTTTATAATACTAGTTTTAGGATACGCCTGCACCCTATAACAATGTgtatatctttttttaaaaaataagatcTTAAAAATAAAGATTAAACAAAACATTAACTCTTGAAAATGACCAATGTTTATCATATATTGTGTCCCCTTCTTTTGATTTAATTTCGTATTAAAATTATGTatgatttaaatttaaaaacaacaaagaataaaaaaaatatgagcAAAATTCATTTATAGTCACTCGGGCCAAAGTTATGTCTCCCGGTAGCTACAAAATGACCCTATACAAGTCATagcctaataataataataatggctAGCAACTGAAAAACTTGAAAGTGCGCCAAATTTCCTAGATATCTGCTTCTTCAATGAGCAAATTCATTTTTAGCCACGCGGATAAAAGTTATGTCACCGGGTAGCCACAAAATGATCCTATACAAGTTACAgc
The Nicotiana sylvestris chromosome 11, ASM39365v2, whole genome shotgun sequence DNA segment above includes these coding regions:
- the LOC104215863 gene encoding small ribosomal subunit protein uS7-like, translated to MDAGVVAAPVDVTAENKIHSDVMLFNRWTYDDVQINDISVEDYITATASKHPVYMPHTAGRYQAKRFRKAQCPIVERLTNSLMMHGRNNGKKLMAVRIIKHAMEIIHLLTDQNPIQVIVDAVINSGPREDATRIGSAGVVRRQAVDISPLRRVNQAIYLLTTGARESAFRNIKTIAECLADELINAAKGSSNSYAIKKKDEIERVAKANR